From a single Pseudalkalibacillus hwajinpoensis genomic region:
- the fabG gene encoding 3-oxoacyl-[acyl-carrier-protein] reductase, whose translation MAENKTALVTGASRGIGRAIALELAREGMNVAVNYAGSEAKANAVVEEIKAAGGQAIAIKANVASMEEVQTMIKEVVSTFGSIEVLVNNAGITRDNLIMRMKEEEWDAVIDTNLKGVFNCTKSVTRQMMKQRYGRIVNVASVVGVAGNAGQANYVAAKAGVIGLTKTTAKELASRNITVNALAPGFIETDMTDELSDEVKSGMKGQIPLARLGVAEDIAKATKFLVSDDANYITGQTLHIDGGMVM comes from the coding sequence ATGGCTGAAAATAAAACAGCGCTAGTAACAGGTGCTTCTCGTGGAATTGGGCGTGCAATTGCTCTTGAACTTGCTCGAGAAGGTATGAATGTAGCGGTGAACTACGCTGGAAGTGAAGCGAAGGCAAACGCAGTTGTGGAAGAAATCAAAGCGGCTGGTGGTCAGGCCATTGCGATCAAAGCGAACGTTGCCAGTATGGAAGAAGTACAGACGATGATTAAGGAAGTTGTATCAACGTTTGGTAGTATCGAAGTTCTTGTCAACAATGCAGGTATAACCCGTGACAACCTTATCATGAGAATGAAGGAAGAAGAATGGGATGCGGTTATTGACACGAATTTAAAAGGTGTCTTTAACTGCACAAAATCGGTTACACGGCAGATGATGAAACAGCGCTATGGGCGTATTGTAAATGTGGCATCAGTAGTAGGAGTCGCTGGGAACGCAGGACAGGCTAATTACGTTGCTGCTAAAGCTGGTGTAATTGGGTTAACGAAAACGACGGCGAAAGAGCTCGCAAGCCGGAACATCACGGTGAACGCCCTTGCCCCTGGATTCATTGAGACAGATATGACAGATGAGCTTTCTGATGAAGTGAAAAGCGGAATGAAAGGACAAATTCCGCTCGCAAGACTTGGGGTAGCTGAAGATATTGCGAAAGCGACGAAATTCCTTGTCTCAGATGATGCCAATTACATTACAGGCCAGACCCTTCACATTGACGGCGGCATGGTCATGTAA
- a CDS encoding DUF1128 domain-containing protein, protein MDLTIKSEENLAFMIESIKEKMQVINAGMIKPESYDMSSYEDIHEIYVMVSKKESLSVGEMQALLAELGKMRAS, encoded by the coding sequence ATGGATCTTACGATTAAATCTGAAGAAAACCTTGCATTTATGATTGAAAGTATTAAAGAAAAGATGCAGGTGATTAACGCTGGAATGATTAAACCAGAATCCTACGATATGTCTTCTTATGAAGACATTCACGAAATTTACGTGATGGTGAGCAAAAAAGAATCTCTTAGTGTTGGAGAAATGCAGGCATTACTCGCTGAACTCGGAAAAATGCGCGCATCTTAG
- a CDS encoding Asp23/Gls24 family envelope stress response protein: MAIEMKTQYGQIDISTEVVAAIAGGAAIDCYGIVGMASQKQLKDGITELLGKDNFSRGIVVRKEEDELNIDMYIIVSYGTKISEVAHNVQTKVKYQLDQMLGLSVDSVNIYVQGVRVTNP; the protein is encoded by the coding sequence ATGGCAATTGAAATGAAAACCCAATACGGACAGATTGATATTTCGACGGAAGTGGTAGCTGCGATTGCAGGTGGCGCAGCGATCGACTGTTATGGTATCGTAGGTATGGCTTCTCAGAAGCAGCTTAAAGATGGCATTACTGAATTATTGGGAAAAGATAACTTTAGCAGAGGGATTGTAGTTCGCAAAGAAGAAGATGAGCTTAATATCGATATGTATATTATCGTGAGCTATGGTACGAAAATTTCAGAAGTGGCTCATAATGTTCAAACAAAAGTAAAGTACCAGCTTGACCAGATGCTCGGACTATCGGTGGATTCAGTAAACATCTACGTTCAAGGGGTCAGGGTGACCAACCCTTAA
- the recG gene encoding ATP-dependent DNA helicase RecG encodes MEENITQIKGIGDEKAASLSSIGINKIRDLIEYFPFRYEDYELKDLSEVKHEERATLEGKVHSEPVVRFYGKKKSRLSVRLLVGKFLITAVFFNRAFLKKQFTLGQIVTVTGKWDQHKMTLSANEITFSSHNPDGTIEPIYPVGGDVTVKAMKRYIQLALKQFGDQIDENLPPQMLERYKLMPRKNAIFMMHAPTSHDGLKQARRRFVYEELLQFQLKMQVFRKKERESTEGASQYYEKKGLEEFIQSLPFPLTGAQNRVVGEILRDMESPYRMNRLLQGDVGSGKTVVAAIGLYASYLAGNQGALMVPTEILAEQHFESFQELLGGILKVELLTGSVKGKKRREILERLENGEVDLLIGTHALIQDEVVFLKLGLVITDEQHRFGVGQRRVLREKGLSPDVLYMTATPIPRTLAISVFGDMDVSTIDEMPAGRKPIETYWAKPSMLTRVLEFVKKELDQGRQGYVICPLIEESEKLDVQNAIDVHFQMQTALPEYQVGLMHGRLSSDEKEAVMEQFSTKDVQLLVSTTVVEVGVNVPNATIMVIYDAERFGLAQLHQLRGRVGRGKDQSYCVLLADPKSEVGKERMQIMTESNDGFVLSQRDLELRGPGDFFGRKQSGLPEFKVADLVHDYRVLEVARNDAAALVESSAFWEDSTYTSLRNYLTEQGVLSGEKLD; translated from the coding sequence ATGGAGGAGAATATAACGCAAATAAAAGGAATTGGGGATGAGAAGGCTGCTTCACTTTCTTCAATCGGTATAAACAAAATTCGAGATCTAATTGAATACTTCCCGTTTCGCTATGAAGATTACGAGCTAAAGGATCTCTCAGAGGTAAAGCACGAAGAACGCGCAACGCTAGAAGGGAAAGTGCACAGTGAACCTGTTGTCCGCTTTTATGGGAAGAAAAAATCAAGGTTGTCTGTAAGGTTGTTAGTAGGAAAGTTCCTCATAACAGCCGTTTTTTTTAATCGCGCCTTTCTAAAAAAACAGTTTACCCTCGGACAAATCGTTACCGTAACAGGGAAATGGGATCAGCACAAAATGACACTCTCAGCCAATGAAATTACATTTTCTAGCCACAATCCTGATGGAACAATTGAGCCTATCTATCCAGTTGGGGGAGACGTGACAGTAAAGGCAATGAAGCGATACATTCAGCTTGCACTGAAGCAATTTGGGGATCAAATAGATGAAAATCTTCCACCGCAAATGTTAGAGCGATATAAGCTGATGCCACGGAAGAATGCTATCTTTATGATGCATGCGCCCACATCCCATGATGGCTTAAAACAGGCGAGAAGACGCTTTGTATACGAAGAGCTTCTACAATTTCAGTTAAAAATGCAAGTGTTTAGAAAAAAGGAGCGTGAAAGCACGGAAGGCGCTTCCCAGTACTATGAAAAAAAAGGTCTTGAAGAATTTATTCAGAGCCTTCCGTTTCCTTTGACTGGCGCTCAAAATCGCGTTGTCGGTGAAATATTGCGAGATATGGAAAGCCCATATCGAATGAATCGCCTGCTTCAGGGGGATGTAGGTTCTGGTAAAACGGTGGTTGCGGCAATCGGGTTATATGCTTCATATCTCGCTGGTAACCAGGGAGCGCTCATGGTGCCGACTGAAATTCTTGCTGAGCAACATTTTGAATCATTTCAAGAACTTCTCGGCGGAATTCTTAAGGTTGAACTTTTAACAGGTTCTGTCAAGGGAAAGAAGCGACGGGAAATTCTCGAAAGACTCGAGAACGGAGAAGTTGATTTATTGATTGGTACACATGCGTTAATTCAAGATGAAGTTGTCTTTCTGAAACTTGGATTGGTCATTACGGATGAACAGCATCGGTTCGGTGTAGGGCAGCGACGGGTACTAAGAGAAAAGGGCCTTAGCCCGGACGTTCTTTATATGACGGCAACGCCAATACCTAGAACGCTTGCGATTTCCGTTTTTGGAGATATGGATGTATCGACCATTGATGAAATGCCAGCGGGTCGAAAGCCGATTGAAACATACTGGGCAAAACCATCTATGCTGACCAGGGTACTAGAATTTGTCAAAAAAGAATTGGATCAGGGCAGACAGGGGTATGTGATCTGTCCGCTAATAGAAGAGTCAGAGAAACTAGACGTACAGAATGCGATCGACGTTCATTTCCAGATGCAAACTGCCCTGCCAGAGTATCAAGTTGGGTTGATGCATGGAAGATTGAGCTCTGATGAAAAAGAAGCTGTGATGGAGCAATTTAGTACAAAGGATGTTCAACTTCTCGTTTCTACTACTGTTGTAGAAGTTGGTGTTAACGTCCCCAATGCTACGATTATGGTTATTTATGATGCCGAACGGTTTGGGCTAGCTCAACTTCACCAGTTAAGGGGACGTGTTGGTCGCGGTAAAGACCAATCGTATTGTGTGCTGCTCGCTGATCCGAAATCTGAGGTCGGAAAGGAACGCATGCAAATCATGACGGAATCCAATGACGGATTTGTGCTCTCACAGCGAGACCTTGAACTTCGAGGACCTGGAGACTTTTTCGGTCGAAAGCAAAGTGGTTTGCCGGAGTTTAAAGTAGCAGACCTTGTGCATGATTACCGTGTTTTAGAAGTTGCAAGAAACGATGCCGCTGCCCTTGTAGAGTCAAGTGCATTCTGGGAAGACAGCACCTATACTAGTCTTAGGAACTACCTGACTGAACAGGGCGTGTTGAGCGGCGAGAAGCTTGATTAG
- the sdaAB gene encoding L-serine ammonia-lyase, iron-sulfur-dependent subunit beta → MKFRSVFDIIGPVMIGPSSSHTAGAARIGRVARHLFGREPKSITISLYGSFARTYKGHGTDVALVGGVLDFDTYDERIVNALTIAEEKKIKVRFIEEDALTDHPNTARIQLSDEKGVLELVGISIGGGKIEVIELNGFALGLSGNSPAILVVHNDRFGAIAGVSNTLAKHEINIGHMNVSRKEKGKEALMTIEVDQNIPQVVLDAVELLPNIIQVAKISE, encoded by the coding sequence GTGAAGTTTCGCAGTGTTTTTGATATTATTGGTCCGGTCATGATTGGCCCTTCTAGCTCACATACAGCCGGAGCAGCAAGGATCGGAAGAGTGGCGAGGCATCTGTTTGGACGTGAGCCAAAAAGCATCACCATTTCACTTTACGGTTCATTTGCAAGAACATATAAAGGTCATGGTACAGACGTAGCCCTTGTAGGTGGCGTGCTTGATTTTGATACTTATGATGAACGCATCGTGAATGCGCTTACAATAGCGGAGGAAAAGAAGATAAAGGTTCGGTTTATTGAAGAAGATGCGTTGACCGATCATCCGAATACAGCTCGAATTCAGCTATCGGATGAAAAGGGTGTGCTTGAGCTTGTTGGGATCTCAATTGGTGGTGGGAAAATTGAGGTAATTGAACTTAATGGCTTTGCGCTTGGTCTTTCTGGGAATAGCCCTGCCATCCTAGTCGTTCACAATGATCGCTTCGGTGCAATTGCTGGCGTATCAAATACGCTTGCAAAACATGAGATCAACATTGGTCATATGAACGTATCCAGAAAAGAAAAAGGGAAAGAGGCTCTTATGACGATTGAAGTTGATCAGAATATTCCTCAAGTAGTTCTGGATGCAGTCGAATTGTTACCAAATATAATCCAGGTAGCTAAAATTAGTGAGTAA
- the fabD gene encoding ACP S-malonyltransferase yields the protein MGKTAFLFPGQGSQAVGMGQAFMDAYSVSKDVFKEADNRLDFELTKLIMNGPIETLTRTENTQPALVTASVAVLEALREKGITADYTAGHSLGEYSALVASGALSFSDAVFAVRNRGLYMEEAVPSGEGAMAAVMGMEREELQAVVDDVSASTATVQLANLNSPGQIVISGAKEGVEKASEVAKEKGARRVIPLQVSGPFHSSLMKPAADQLASILEAIKIHDASIPVIANVTAEPTTSALEIHENLLKQIYSPVLFEDTVRKLMDLGVDTFIEVGPGNVLSGLVKKVNRRASVHAVGTPEQLDQLIEKLGEE from the coding sequence ATGGGTAAAACAGCATTTCTATTTCCAGGCCAGGGTTCACAGGCAGTCGGTATGGGACAGGCATTTATGGATGCCTATTCGGTATCGAAAGATGTTTTTAAAGAAGCCGATAACCGCCTCGATTTTGAATTAACAAAGCTAATCATGAATGGACCAATCGAAACTTTAACGAGAACGGAAAATACACAGCCTGCTCTTGTAACTGCTAGCGTAGCGGTACTTGAAGCCCTTCGTGAAAAGGGAATTACAGCGGACTACACGGCTGGCCATAGCCTTGGTGAGTATTCAGCGCTTGTTGCTTCAGGTGCCCTGTCATTTTCGGATGCCGTATTCGCAGTACGAAATCGTGGACTTTATATGGAAGAAGCTGTCCCTTCAGGTGAAGGTGCAATGGCGGCTGTTATGGGGATGGAGAGAGAAGAGCTACAGGCAGTAGTGGATGACGTTTCTGCGTCAACCGCAACGGTACAGCTCGCGAACTTAAATAGTCCTGGACAAATCGTTATTTCTGGAGCAAAAGAAGGCGTAGAAAAAGCATCGGAAGTAGCGAAAGAAAAGGGAGCTCGCCGCGTTATTCCGTTGCAGGTAAGCGGACCGTTTCACTCGAGCTTGATGAAACCTGCCGCTGATCAACTAGCTTCGATTCTTGAAGCGATAAAGATTCATGATGCATCGATTCCTGTAATAGCAAATGTCACGGCTGAGCCTACTACATCTGCTCTTGAGATTCATGAAAATCTTCTTAAGCAAATTTACTCACCTGTTCTCTTTGAAGATACAGTTCGTAAGCTTATGGACCTTGGTGTTGATACATTTATCGAAGTAGGACCAGGGAATGTTCTGTCAGGACTTGTGAAAAAGGTAAATCGTCGAGCATCCGTTCATGCGGTCGGTACGCCTGAGCAACTCGACCAGCTTATTGAAAAGTTAGGGGAGGAATAA
- the sdaAA gene encoding L-serine ammonia-lyase, iron-sulfur-dependent, subunit alpha, whose translation MFRNVAELVELAQSKNIPISEVMIEQEMDFRGSSREQVYEQMRNNLVVMEQAVKRGITENVRSHSGLTGGDAVLLQNYMKSGNSLSGQTMLDAVSKAIATNEVNAAMGTICATPTAGSAGVVPGTLFAIKEKVNPTEEQMVRYLFTSGAFGFVVANNASISGAAGGCQAEVGSATGMAAAAIVELMGGTPEQSSHAFAIALKNMLGLVCDPVAGLVEVPCVKRNAMGASNALVAADMSLAGITSRIPCDEVIDAMYKIGQTMPSALRETAQGGLAATPTGRELEAKIFGVALDKK comes from the coding sequence ATGTTTCGTAATGTAGCAGAACTAGTCGAGCTCGCACAGTCGAAGAATATACCGATATCTGAAGTGATGATTGAGCAAGAAATGGACTTTCGAGGTAGTAGCCGCGAGCAGGTTTACGAACAAATGAGAAATAACCTCGTTGTCATGGAGCAGGCAGTGAAACGAGGAATTACAGAAAACGTTCGTTCACACTCTGGCCTTACAGGTGGGGATGCTGTTCTTTTGCAGAACTATATGAAATCAGGTAACTCGCTTTCAGGTCAAACAATGCTTGATGCCGTCAGTAAAGCGATCGCGACGAACGAAGTGAACGCTGCTATGGGTACCATTTGTGCAACACCTACCGCTGGATCGGCTGGTGTTGTGCCAGGAACGCTTTTTGCGATTAAGGAAAAAGTGAATCCAACCGAAGAACAAATGGTCAGGTATTTGTTTACTTCCGGAGCGTTTGGATTTGTTGTAGCCAATAATGCCTCTATTTCGGGTGCTGCAGGCGGTTGTCAGGCTGAAGTTGGGTCAGCTACAGGTATGGCTGCTGCTGCTATTGTTGAACTAATGGGGGGAACACCTGAACAATCTTCACATGCCTTTGCGATCGCACTGAAGAACATGCTCGGGCTTGTTTGTGATCCAGTCGCGGGACTTGTGGAGGTTCCGTGCGTGAAACGAAATGCGATGGGCGCTTCCAATGCTCTTGTTGCAGCTGATATGTCACTAGCAGGAATCACTAGCCGAATTCCATGTGATGAGGTCATTGATGCTATGTATAAAATTGGTCAGACAATGCCTTCAGCACTTCGTGAAACAGCACAGGGTGGACTTGCTGCAACACCGACCGGTCGTGAACTTGAAGCGAAAATATTTGGCGTTGCCCTTGATAAGAAGTGA
- the acpP gene encoding acyl carrier protein: MADTLERVTKIIVDRLGVEESEIKPEASFKDDLGADSLDVVELVMELEDEFDLEISDEDAEKIVTVGDVIDYINSHQ; encoded by the coding sequence ATGGCAGATACACTAGAGCGTGTAACAAAGATTATTGTTGATCGTCTTGGAGTTGAAGAATCTGAGATTAAACCAGAAGCTTCTTTCAAAGACGACCTTGGCGCCGATTCCCTTGATGTAGTGGAATTAGTCATGGAACTTGAAGATGAGTTTGATCTTGAAATTTCCGATGAAGATGCTGAGAAAATTGTAACAGTTGGCGATGTAATTGATTACATAAATAGCCATCAATAA
- the rpmB gene encoding 50S ribosomal protein L28 produces MAKCAITGRKTAFGNKRSHALNTTKRKFGANLQKVRIMVDGKPKKVYVSARALKSGKIERV; encoded by the coding sequence ATGGCTAAATGTGCAATCACTGGTAGAAAGACTGCGTTTGGTAACAAGCGTTCTCATGCGTTGAATACAACAAAGCGTAAATTTGGTGCTAACCTTCAAAAGGTACGTATCATGGTAGATGGTAAACCAAAGAAAGTTTACGTTTCTGCTCGCGCTCTTAAATCAGGTAAAATCGAACGCGTATAA
- the spoVM gene encoding stage V sporulation protein SpoVM: MKFYTIKLPKFLGGFVRAVLGSFKKND; encoded by the coding sequence ATGAAGTTCTATACGATTAAATTACCAAAGTTTCTCGGCGGTTTTGTGAGGGCTGTGCTCGGGTCTTTTAAAAAAAATGATTAA
- the fapR gene encoding transcription factor FapR produces MKRSKKDRQQLLKETIESTPFITDEELADKFGVSIQTIRLDRLELSIPELRERIKYVAQQQLDEVKALPIDEVIGQVIDLQLDESAISILDIRTEHVFSRNKIARGHHLFAQANSLAVAIINDELALTATANIRFSSQVKEGERVVAKATVTERSKDRTTVEVNSFVQNEIVLTGEFVMYRSTKS; encoded by the coding sequence ATGAAAAGGAGTAAAAAAGATAGACAGCAGCTTTTAAAGGAAACAATTGAAAGTACTCCGTTTATAACTGATGAGGAACTTGCAGATAAATTTGGTGTAAGTATTCAGACAATCAGACTTGATCGGTTAGAGCTTTCCATTCCGGAATTAAGAGAACGGATTAAATATGTGGCTCAGCAGCAGCTTGATGAAGTCAAAGCACTTCCGATCGACGAAGTAATTGGTCAGGTGATTGATTTGCAGCTTGATGAAAGTGCAATCTCTATTCTTGATATACGCACTGAACATGTATTTTCTAGGAACAAGATTGCGAGAGGCCATCATCTCTTTGCACAGGCGAATTCGCTCGCCGTTGCCATTATTAACGATGAGCTCGCACTGACTGCAACAGCGAACATCCGCTTTTCAAGTCAGGTGAAAGAAGGCGAACGAGTAGTAGCAAAAGCAACCGTAACCGAACGAAGCAAAGATCGCACGACTGTCGAAGTAAATAGCTTTGTTCAGAACGAAATTGTTTTAACCGGGGAATTTGTGATGTACCGCTCGACGAAATCCTGA
- a CDS encoding DAK2 domain-containing protein, which yields MTIEKIDGKRFAHMVLEGANNLSKNAKMVDALNVFPVPDGDTGTNMNLTITSGAAEVRTSSSEKVGDVASLFARGLLMGARGNSGVILSQLFRGFSKAIEGKSEVTSVEFAAALEHGVDSAYKAVMKPVEGTILTVAKDAARKAVKSAKKITDVVELMQVVVQEGKASLDRTPDLLPVLKEVGVVDSGGQGLLLIYEGFLAVLEGRETPDSSVDQEKMDELVRAEHHKGAQGHMKTEDIEFGYCTEFMVQFEDEKLANSPYDEEAFRNELDKHGDSLLVVSDEDLVKVHMHTEYPGNIMTYAQNYGSLIKIKIENMREQHSTLLKEERSASKKQEKSAERKKYGIITVSIGEGIAELFESLGASYVIPGGQTMNPSTEDIIKAVEAVHAENIIILPNNSNIVMTAEQAASVVEENVIVIPSKTVPQGISSLLGFNPSVEPEVNEETMKESLSAVKSGQVTFAVRDTKIDGIDIAKDDFMGIADGKIMVSEESRFDVASSLLQSMITDDDEIVTIIYGEDADEEEAEKLLSFVEDTFEYVEVELHAGKQPIYAYIIAVE from the coding sequence GTGACGATTGAAAAGATTGACGGTAAACGATTTGCGCATATGGTTCTTGAAGGAGCAAACAATCTTTCTAAAAATGCGAAAATGGTTGATGCGTTAAACGTATTCCCGGTTCCTGACGGAGACACCGGTACGAATATGAATCTGACCATTACGTCAGGTGCAGCAGAAGTAAGAACAAGTAGTTCTGAGAAAGTAGGAGATGTGGCATCTCTTTTCGCAAGAGGCCTGCTTATGGGCGCTCGCGGAAACTCTGGCGTTATTCTTTCGCAATTATTTAGAGGTTTTTCAAAAGCGATTGAGGGCAAGTCTGAGGTTACTAGCGTTGAATTTGCTGCTGCACTCGAACATGGTGTGGACTCTGCTTATAAAGCTGTGATGAAACCTGTGGAAGGTACGATTTTAACAGTAGCAAAGGATGCTGCTAGAAAAGCTGTGAAATCCGCTAAAAAAATAACCGATGTAGTCGAACTAATGCAGGTAGTTGTGCAAGAAGGCAAAGCGTCTCTAGATCGGACGCCAGATTTACTTCCTGTTTTGAAGGAAGTAGGGGTTGTCGATTCAGGTGGCCAGGGCCTTCTTCTTATTTACGAAGGATTCCTCGCAGTCCTCGAAGGAAGAGAAACGCCGGATTCTTCAGTAGATCAGGAAAAAATGGACGAGCTAGTGCGTGCTGAGCATCACAAAGGTGCACAGGGTCACATGAAAACAGAAGATATCGAATTCGGATATTGTACTGAATTTATGGTTCAGTTTGAGGATGAGAAGCTAGCTAATTCTCCATACGATGAGGAAGCATTCAGAAATGAACTTGATAAGCATGGTGATTCCCTTCTTGTCGTTTCTGATGAGGATCTAGTGAAGGTACATATGCATACAGAATACCCTGGTAATATCATGACGTATGCACAAAATTACGGTAGTTTAATCAAGATTAAAATTGAAAACATGCGCGAACAGCATTCAACGCTTCTTAAAGAAGAACGTTCAGCTTCTAAGAAACAGGAAAAATCGGCTGAGCGTAAGAAGTATGGAATCATAACCGTTTCAATTGGTGAAGGCATTGCTGAACTCTTTGAAAGTCTTGGAGCGAGTTATGTGATTCCTGGTGGACAGACGATGAATCCGAGTACAGAGGATATTATTAAAGCTGTTGAAGCCGTTCACGCAGAAAATATTATTATTTTACCAAACAATAGTAATATTGTGATGACAGCTGAGCAAGCAGCATCCGTAGTGGAAGAAAATGTGATCGTCATTCCATCGAAGACAGTTCCTCAGGGCATTTCAAGTCTGCTTGGATTCAATCCATCCGTTGAACCTGAAGTGAATGAAGAAACGATGAAGGAAAGTCTTTCAGCTGTTAAATCTGGTCAGGTTACCTTTGCAGTAAGAGACACAAAAATTGATGGTATAGACATCGCAAAAGATGATTTCATGGGCATTGCTGATGGAAAAATCATGGTTTCTGAGGAATCTCGATTCGATGTCGCTTCATCGCTTTTGCAGTCGATGATTACTGATGATGATGAGATTGTTACTATTATTTATGGTGAAGACGCTGATGAAGAGGAAGCTGAAAAGCTGTTATCTTTCGTTGAAGATACTTTCGAATATGTGGAAGTCGAGCTTCATGCAGGTAAACAGCCGATTTATGCTTATATTATTGCTGTCGAGTAG
- the plsX gene encoding phosphate acyltransferase PlsX produces MRLAIDAMGGDNAPQSIIDGVYEAIEAFEDLSVTIVGDEEKINPLLKGNKDRISILHTEEYIKSEDQPVRAVRRKKKASMVLAVNEVKEGRADAAISAGNTGALMSAGLLYIGRIDGIERPGLAPTLPTIDEKGFVLLDVGANMDAKPEHLLQYAHMGSIYAEKVRGVSNPRVGLLNIGTEEGKGNELSKQAFTFLQDSGLNFVGNVESRDILGNAADVVVCDGFSGNLVLKTIEGTVLTMFKMLKEELTSSFTSKLAAGVLKPKLKNLSSKLDYSEYGGAGLFGLKAPVIKAHGSSNSRAVFSAIKQARMMVTGNVVTAIQTSLVKKEGDQ; encoded by the coding sequence ATGAGACTTGCAATTGATGCAATGGGCGGCGATAATGCACCTCAATCGATAATTGATGGTGTTTACGAAGCGATAGAGGCATTTGAAGATCTATCTGTGACTATTGTGGGCGATGAGGAGAAGATTAATCCGCTTCTAAAAGGCAACAAAGATCGAATTTCGATTTTACATACAGAAGAATATATCAAATCAGAGGATCAGCCAGTACGTGCCGTTCGTCGAAAGAAGAAGGCTTCAATGGTTCTAGCGGTGAATGAAGTGAAGGAAGGCCGTGCCGATGCGGCCATTTCTGCTGGTAATACTGGAGCACTTATGTCAGCTGGATTGTTATACATCGGACGGATTGATGGAATAGAACGTCCTGGCCTCGCGCCAACACTTCCGACGATAGATGAAAAAGGGTTCGTTTTACTCGATGTTGGAGCGAATATGGATGCGAAACCTGAGCATTTGCTTCAATATGCGCATATGGGTTCCATTTATGCTGAAAAAGTACGCGGCGTTTCGAATCCACGAGTGGGTCTTTTAAATATCGGCACTGAAGAAGGAAAAGGGAATGAACTTAGTAAACAGGCATTTACATTTCTTCAGGATAGCGGACTTAACTTTGTAGGAAACGTCGAATCAAGAGACATCCTTGGTAATGCCGCGGACGTTGTCGTTTGTGATGGATTTTCTGGTAATCTTGTGTTAAAAACGATAGAAGGAACAGTCCTCACCATGTTTAAGATGTTGAAAGAAGAGCTAACGAGCTCATTCACAAGTAAACTGGCAGCAGGTGTTTTGAAGCCAAAGCTGAAGAACCTAAGCTCGAAACTTGATTATTCAGAATATGGCGGTGCTGGATTATTTGGTTTAAAGGCACCCGTTATTAAAGCACACGGTTCCTCAAATAGCCGTGCTGTCTTTAGTGCGATTAAACAGGCAAGAATGATGGTAACCGGTAATGTCGTTACAGCGATTCAAACTTCGCTTGTAAAAAAGGAAGGAGATCAATAA
- the rnc gene encoding ribonuclease III, which produces MSKSKHSPKTRARRFKPKHSRQLVVGDAIKSQFAAFQEEIGVSFENEQLLFQAFTHSSYVNEHRLHPQMDNERLEFLGDAVLELTISRYLFEKYPNMSEGQLTKLRAAIVCEPSLVQFANDLNFGHLVLLGKGEEMTGGRMRPALLADVFESFVCAMYLDRGLEVVFEFLERFVYPKINAGAFSHVMDYKSQLQEVIQRESLGIIDYVITEEKGPAHNREFGSKVMLNGNDLGVGTGRSKKEAEQMAAQKALMNLKERSEKES; this is translated from the coding sequence ATGTCCAAATCAAAGCATTCACCAAAAACGAGAGCCAGACGTTTCAAACCTAAGCATTCACGACAACTCGTGGTTGGAGACGCGATTAAATCGCAATTTGCTGCATTTCAAGAGGAAATTGGTGTATCGTTCGAAAACGAACAGCTGCTTTTTCAGGCTTTTACCCATTCATCCTATGTGAATGAGCATCGACTGCATCCGCAGATGGACAATGAACGTCTTGAATTTCTTGGAGATGCCGTACTTGAGCTCACAATATCAAGATACTTATTTGAAAAGTACCCGAACATGAGTGAAGGCCAGCTGACAAAGCTTAGAGCCGCAATTGTTTGTGAACCCTCACTAGTTCAATTCGCAAACGATTTAAATTTCGGACATCTTGTGCTACTTGGCAAGGGCGAGGAAATGACAGGGGGGCGAATGAGACCCGCATTGCTTGCTGACGTGTTCGAATCATTTGTTTGTGCGATGTATCTTGATCGAGGCCTTGAAGTCGTCTTTGAATTTCTTGAGAGGTTTGTTTACCCTAAGATCAATGCCGGTGCTTTTTCTCATGTGATGGATTATAAAAGCCAGCTTCAAGAAGTCATTCAACGTGAAAGTCTTGGCATCATTGATTATGTAATTACAGAAGAAAAAGGACCTGCACACAATAGAGAATTTGGTTCAAAAGTAATGTTAAATGGAAACGACCTTGGCGTTGGGACCGGACGCTCAAAAAAAGAAGCTGAACAGATGGCTGCCCAGAAAGCACTAATGAATTTAAAAGAACGCAGTGAAAAAGAATCCTGA